The Pocillopora verrucosa isolate sample1 chromosome 2, ASM3666991v2, whole genome shotgun sequence genome has a segment encoding these proteins:
- the LOC131773255 gene encoding uncharacterized protein, whose amino-acid sequence MHVPTLRLVLCLMVCCDLWLASSQKLQLDSIDQSELVRKAREIRQHRQVRQTRQPRQEQDKETKCKFKFALLDFPPYIMNQSMNKGFMYQTLTWFVDMACFGREATDPIACKMVPVFVQNQDEMVKLIKNGSVDFGFPILSDAKQKLTGLGSVTLIRAFVSSGCSMIVNLKQCEAESREQLLTSITSQWPILACIILLSGISGVIIWLLEHRSNAAQFSPSFTIGSPEGFWWAVVSLTTVGYGDKTPKTLCGRAFGIMWILIGAIMLSLFTALFTNAMQASLDGTRCRDIGGKKVGVSNKNPETHIVAKELDADFVQFKNLDEMQKNLSRGTIGRVMVDRNTAFHFLDKSGLKRNRQIRMIRNIDYPMEYYLAHVSHYVMGSPNDTNNFDDEVFERKTQLSACGESLKELSADVVAVAKDTAKEQLIPAELQTADLSDEMEGLFSTGSQMTKFILFALLGIFAFLLVIGKLWEVYTNCKPTVRKKRKGLIPSSRKMSMMQNFLDLEERLKDITSDLQKLKEEFEGATNGLSPVGSPEYSRSKERSFFNNMLDLNGKSKNTETIL is encoded by the exons ATGCATGTTCCAACTCTTCGATTGGTCCTATGTCTAATGGTTTGCTGCGATTTATGGCTTGCCAGCAGCCAAAAGCTCCAACTTGATTCAATCGATCAATCGGAATTAGTGCGCAAAGCCCGTGAAATTAGGCAACATCGTCAAGTTCGCCAAACGCGTCAACCTCGTCaggaacaagataaagaaacgaaatgcaaattcaaatttgccCTGCTGGATTTTCCTCCTTACATAATGAACCAAAGTATGAACAAAGGATTTATGTATCAAACCCTAACATGGTTTGTGGACATGGCTTGCTTTGGTAGAGAAGCAACAGACCCCATAGCTTGCAAAATGGTACctgtatttgttcaaaatcaagacgagatggtgaaattgattaaaaatgggtcagttgattttggttttccaaTTCTATcggatgcaaaacaaaaacttacgggTCTAGGCAGTGTGACACTCATCCGGGCATTTGTATCATCGGGGTGTTCAATGATtgtgaacttaaagcagtgcgAAGCAGAGTCACGGGAACAGTTATTGACTTCCATTACGTCACAATGGCCGATATTGGCTTGTATCATATTGCTGTCAGGGATATCTGGAGTGATCATTTGGCTCTTG GAACACCGTTCAAACGCGGCTCAGTTTTCACCCTCGTTCACGATAGGATCACCAGAAGGCTTTTGGTGGGCAGTGGTATCACTTACAACAGTAGG GTACGGTGATAAGACGCCTAAAACCCTCTGTGGACGTGCATTTGGTATAATGTGGATCCTGATAGGAGCAATAATGTTGTCGCTGTTCACCGCCTTATTTACAAATGCTATGCAAGCTTCCCTGGATGGTACGAGATGTAGGGACATTGGTGGCAAAAAG GTGGGTGTGTCCAACAAGAATCCTGAAACGCATATAGTTGCTAAGGAGCTGGATGCAGACTTTGTCC AGTTCAAAAACCTGGacgaaatgcaaaaaaatcttAGCCGAGGAACAATTGGAAGAGTAATGGTGGATCGCAATACTGCCTTTCACTTTCTGGATAAATCTGGTTTAAAACGAAACAGGCAGATCCGAATGATTCGTAACATTGATTATCCAATGGAATATTACCTGGCTCACGTgagccattacgtaatggggTCACCGAATGACACGAACAATTTTGATGACGAAGTATTTGAGAGAAAAACTCAGCTTTCGGCTTGCGGGGAAAGCCTGAAAGAGTTATCAGCGGATGTGGTTGCAGTTGCAAAAGACACTGCCAAAGAGCAACTTATCCCTGCCGAATTACAG ACAGCGGATTTGTCCGATGAAATGGAAGGGTTATTCTCCACTGGCTCACAAATgaccaaatttattttatttgccttattggGAATATTTGCCTTCCTATTAGTCATCGGCAAACTATGGGAAGTCTACACCAACTGTAAGCCAACGGTACGcaagaagagaaaag GGCTGATTCCTAGCAGCAGGAAGATGTCAATGATGCAAAACTTCTTAGATTTGGAGGAGCGTCTAAAAGACATAACGTCTGATCTACAAAAGTTAAAAGAGGAATTTGAAGGTGCCACGAACGGTTTGTCTCCTGTGGGCAGTCCTGAATACTCAAGATCAAAAGAACGctcattttttaataatatgcTTGATCTGAATGGAAAGAGtaaaaatactgaaacaatACTATAA